A stretch of Limanda limanda chromosome 7, fLimLim1.1, whole genome shotgun sequence DNA encodes these proteins:
- the pfkma gene encoding phosphofructokinase, muscle a has protein sequence MSTKPDLAMDPTKMGLGRSIAVLTSGGDAQGMNAAVRATVRVGLYTGAKVYFVHEGYQGLVDGGDNIRLATWESVSMMLQLGGTVIGSARSRDFRTREGRMKAAENLVKLGITNLCVIGGDGSLTGANEFRTEWSELLHDLVKDGAITDKEAQQSTHLNIVGMVGSIDNDFCGTDMTIGTDSALHRIMEVVDSITTTAQSHQRTFILEVMGRHCGYLALVTALACGADWVFIPEMPPAEDWEDHLCRRLMDQRGRGSRLNVIIVAEGAVTSDGNPITSDMIKKLVTDRLGFDTRTTVLGHVQRGGTPSAFDRILGSRMGVEAVMALLEATPETPACVVSLSGNQAVRLPLMECVQVTKDVTAAMAEGRYEDAIKLRGKSFENNWNTYKLLAHINPPEVKSNINVAIVNVGAPCAGMNAAVRAAVRMGIIQGHNMLAVHDGFDGLAEGQIEPLTWTSVSGWIGKGGSMLGTKRSLPSKLMEKISQNIAKFNIHALVIIGGFEAYMGGLELVQGREKFEELCIPMVVIPATVSNNVPGSDFSIGADTALNTITLTCDRIKQSAAGTKRRVFLVETMGGYCGYLATMAGLAAGADAAYIFEEKFNIKDLEMNVNHLLQKMKTTVKRGLILRNENSNANYTTDFIFNLYSEEGKGIFDCRKNVLGHTQQGGTPTPFDRNFGTKMGAKSVLWLTEKLKTCYRHGRIFANTADSACVLGMKKRSLTFQPLTELKEDTDFEHRIPKTQWWLKIRPIMKILAHYDIKLDTSEHADMEHVIKKSF, from the exons gtatGAACGCTGCCGTGAGAGCCACAGTCAGAGTTGGTCTCTACACCGGAGCTAAAGTGTACTTTGTTCACGAG gGCTACCAGGGCCTGGTGGACGGAGGGGACAACATCCGCCTCGCCACATGGGAGAGTGTGTCCATGATGCTTCAGCTG GGAGGCACTGTTATCGGCAGTGCCCGCTCCAGGGACTTCAGGACCAGGGAGGGTCGCATGAAGGCCGCTGAGAACCTGGTGAAGCTGGGAATCACCAACCTGTGTGTGATCGGAGGCGACGGCAGCCTGACTGGAGCCAATGAGTTCAGGACTGAGTGGAGTGAACTGCTGCACGACCTGGTCAAAGACG GTGCTATTACGGACAAGGAAGCCCAGCAATCTACCCACCTGAATATCGTTGGTATGGTCGGCTCCATCGACAATGACTTCTGCGGTACTGACATGACCATCGGCACCGACTCCGCCCTGCACCGCATCATGGAGGTGGTGGACTCCATCACCACCACAGCACAGAG CCACCAGAGGACGTTCATCCTGGAAGTGATGGGCAGACACTGTGG GTACCTGGCTCTGGTGACGGCTTTGGCCTGCGGTGCAGACTGGGTGTTCATCCCTGAGATGCCCCCAGCTGAAGACTGGGAGGACCACCTGTGCAGGAGGCTGAtggat CAAAGGGGCCGAGGTTCTCGTCTGAATGTGATCATCGTGGCTGAGGGAGCCGTGACCAGTGATGGTAACCCCATTACATCTGACATGATCAAAAAG CTGGTGACTGACAGGCTCGGTTTCGATACTCGCACCACTGTTCTCGGACACGTGCAGAGAGGAGGCACGCCCTCCGCCTTCGACAGGATCCTT GGCAGCAGGATGGGTGTGGAGGCTGTGATGGCGCTGCTGGAGGCCACTCCAGAGACCCCCGCCTGTGTGGTCAGCCTGTCCGGAAACCAGGCCGTCAGACTGCCGCTCATGGAGTGTGTCCAAGTG ACCAAAGATGTGACTGCTGCCATGGCTGAGGGCCGATATGAGGATGCTATCAAGCTCAGGGGGAA GAGTTTCGAGAACAACTGGAACACATACAAACTTCTGGCTCACATCAACCCCCCAGAGGTTAAG AGTAACATCAATGTGGCCATTGTGAACGTTGGCGCCCCCTGTGCTGGCATGAACGCCGCAGTCCGTGCAGCAGTCAGAATGGGCATCATCCAGGGTCACAACATGCTGGCGGTCCATGACGGCTTTGACGGTCTGGCTGAGGGACAG attGAGCCCCTCACCTGGACCTCAGTGAGTGGCTGGATTGGAAAGGGGGGCTCAATGCTGGGCACCAAGAG ATCCCTGCCATCCAAGTTGATGGAGAAAATCAGCCAGAACATTGCCAAGTTCAACATCCACGCTTTGGTCATCATTGGTGGATTTGAG GCATACATGGGAGGCCTTGAGCTGGTTCAGGGCAGAGAGAAGTTCGAGGAGCTGTGCATTCCAATGGTCGTCATCCCCGCCACCGTCTCCAACAACGTCCCAGGCTCTGACTTCAGCATTGGCGCTGACACTGCCCTCAACACCATCACCTTG ACCTGTGACAGGATCAAGCAGTCCGCAGCAGGGACCAAACGCCGCGTCTTCCTCGTTGAGACTATGGGTGGATACTGCGGCTACTTGGCCACCATGGCTGGTCTGGCTGCTGGAGCCGACGCTGCCTACATCTTTGAGGAAAAGTTCAACATTAAGGACCTGGAG ATGAATGTCAATCATCTCCTGCAGAAGATGAAGACAACAGTGAAGAGAGGTTTGATTCTCAG GAACGAGAACTCCAATGCCAACTACACTACTGACTTCATCTTCAACCTGTACTCAGAGGAGGGCAAAGGCATCTTCGACTGCCGCAAGAACGTTCTGGGACACACGCAGCAG GGTGGCACCCCAACACCCTTCGACAGGAACTTTGGCACCAAAATGGGCGCCAAGTCTGTCCTGTGGCTGACTGAGAAACTGAAGACGTGCTACAGGCATG GTCGCATCTTCGCCAACACGGCCGACTCTGCCTGTGTGCTGGGCATGAAGAAGAGATCACTCACCTTCCAGCCTCTCACCGAACTGAAGGAAGACACCGACTTCGA GCACCGCATCCCGAAGACACAGTGGTGGCTGAAGATTAGGCCCATCATGAAGATCCTGGCCCATTACGACATCAAGCTCGACACGTCTGAGCATGCAGATATGGAGCATGTAATTAAGAAGTCTTTCTGA